Sequence from the Tripterygium wilfordii isolate XIE 37 chromosome 10, ASM1340144v1, whole genome shotgun sequence genome:
TGTAACCACGACACAATGCAAATAGCAAAGAATATTGAATGTTCTAAGAAGGCAAACCAAAAGGAACAAGCGGATATGCTGCTAGTTTGCTGGCTAATCACCTATGATAAAATCATTGTCTGTTTGGTCTTCTTGAGCACGTTTTATATATTCCACAAAATTAAAAACTTGAATTTCCTCAAAAAAGTAAAGgtgcaaaaatgttaaaaggcaCTATGCTCATACTTCTGGAAATCAGTCTAATCTCAAGTGAACTTCACCATAAGTACACCAGTCAATGCAGCAGCGACTAAAAGGACAAGAGAAAAATGTGAAGGGGAAAGAAATGCGTTTAGCAATCAATTGTTAGCATCTTACCTCAGACAACCTTCGAAAAATAGTGCAGTCTTGTTGCTCTTCTTTTTAAGCTTCGGGTTCACAATGACCTACttcacaaaaagtaaaaaactaatGGAGTGTACAAGTAAACTGACAATTCTTCATACAAAACCTACAGATGAAATGATGGCATACCATAAgatcaaaaggtcgtctatccTGCTCATTGGTCTCTTCTTTGGGGTCATGACTTATGAATTCTTCTGTATCTTCCAACACTATAATCTGGAGAGATAAAAAGAAAGGCAACGGTATGTAAGTTAATGAATCAATTACACAAATACCATAGCAAATTAATGATTTGAATTGATCTATAGATTGATTATAATTTATACAACAATGGATGcaaaatcaacacaaacaacttcattagTAAACATCgtctttccaaaaaaaataaaatagcaaGATCATTGCTTTCTCAACCTACATGAAGGAAAGGAAGAGACAAtaatgttcaaaacaaaaacccttAAAGGAATGCCGATTTGAGGAGCAGCGAGTCCAACACCATGAGCGAATCTCATCACCTTTATCATATCATCAATTATCTTCTGGATCCGCTCGGACACGATTTCCTCCAGGTTCACTTCTCGGGCCGGTTCATGCAGAACCGGGTCTCCCGCTTTGACAATCTCCGGCAAGCTGGGTTTCTTATTTTCATTCAAACCGGGCAAACCCAAAATCAAACCCACACACATACCCACACCCACACCACTCGCAGCCGAACCAAAATCCGTAAGCAAATATGCTGTTGTAGTTGAAGACGAAGAGTGCTTTCTCCGGGTCGCCGAATTGAGAGTGAAAGACGGGCTAGGGATCAGAAACTCAGGTTTGGAAAACATTGTGCTGGTCGGTCGATATACTGAATTGATGGTAGTGGTTTTGCGGCAAAATTTGGCCGCAGAGATCTGTCGGAGACAGAATGAGAACCGAAGGAGGGTCTCCATCGGCGCTCTTGTAGAGCTGAACCAGTGCCCGGGAGTCTAAGCAAATTGGGATTTAGAAATCTGTCACAAGGCCCCGTACTATTCAACctttgggcttgggcttaaGGCCCACCAGTACCAATGGCCTCTGCTTTGGTTACTGGATTAAACAACCAATAATTGTTGAAAATCTTAACCCAAACGCatctaaaaaaaacacattacaaaacgtcaaaaccagacaaaaaaaaaaaaaaactacaaaaaatCACGAGCCCACACGAATTTGTCATTGGTTTTTTAGCCCTATAAAACATATCTTCAATGTGAGAGGAGCTTagttttacttataaaccacttgATTGGTTATGCTAGACCGATATTGGATTTTGGTGATAAAAATCTCATATCGGAAGATGATGGGTTTGAAGtgtagcttataagggaggacaaacatCTTATTGTTAACCTgaattttcaatagagagttaggcttaaacttgtgatgctagacttgggcctcATCCCCTGTGACGGGTAtttatcattggtgctttcattaaGAGCGCGCACACTTGCATGTAGACCTGTGGGCTGATACTATTGTAGGCGGGTCTGTcccagagcccattcctttgtgaAGTTGGGTTAGTAGACAGTGGGCCGTGTTCATCGTGgacgggttggaaaagagataAAGACcgtttaaaaaaagagaaagaaaaaggtcattAAAAGTAACTCAGAAAGCCTTAGATCCACTGGACATGACAAGGCTATGTGATCCTGGTTCGCAAGGATTGGGGAGGTAAGTGGGTCATATGCTGAAATGGTACAATCAAaaccatgcacgaggacgtgtATGCTCCCAAGGGAAGAGGATTGATGAGCATGCTGGCAAGGGaagaggattgatgagaatccaacATCGGAAGATGATgggtttgaagtctaacttataTGGGAGGACAAACTTTTTATTGTCAATCTGAGGTCAATCTGAGTTTTCAATAGTgagttagacccaaacttgtgatgttaTACTTGGGCCCTCATACCGtgtgacgggtattcatcatttaGTCTCGACACTCTACCACACTTGTGGACTGGGTcatgtcagacccaacaagtggacatgTAAATACTCGTCGAGATTACTTCAATATcatgttgaaattctcaaccAAAACATAATGAAAATATTGTCATATTGTCCGTTATGGGCCATGAACCTCcacaaatttgttcttcatgagttATCGTCATTAATACTTAAGAGCATAAAATGCATCTTCAATGTTAGAGGAGACGGACAttatttataaatcactcgATTGGAGTTACGCTACGTTTTGAGATTTGAGTCTTAACAATTAGGCAAAATTGGGTATTGGAAGCCAAACAATATTCTGTACAATCTATATACGCATATGTCCATTGACTTGGCCAACAATGGCGCCTAATGTCGGACCTTTCGGCCCGAACCCATCCCTTAAGCCACACTTTACAATTAAATGGTCTAATCGCATGCGTGTGATTAATTAATGCCTAATCACATCTTctcccctatatatatacatgttgcATTTATGAACATGTATATCACAATATCAAATCATCCAGGGACATATTAGCTTCAATATGGATTCAAGTTCATTGACTGGTACTAGCAAGAGCTCCGTGGATTTCCTAAGAAGAGAAGCAGCAAGCAACAATGGAGAGAGGAGAAGTACAAGATCCCCAGTCGCGGAAACTAAACCATCTGCAGCTGATTGTAAGCTAGAAAGCAAAGCATCCATGGATATAAATGAAAGTGCAGAGGCATTCATCAAGAAATTCAGGCAGCAGCTGTTGATACAGAGGCTCGACTCCATTGAAAACTACCAGCAGATGCTTGCCAGAGGTCTATAAACACATTCACAGCTATACCTtccattgatattttttttcccatttcttatttgtaatttttattgaaTCCTACATATGAATGCTTAATCAAGTCACAGAGTCAAGCATTCATATGAAtagcaataataataattaagatTGAATATTTAAGCTGTGTACTTACGAATCTTATGCATATATAATTGCTAAGAATCACCAATTATTTGTGTATTGGTATGATGACATGAATGTCATTAAATCATGGAAGAGATGTTGATAATATAAGATAAACAACAATTTGCTTATATACAAGTGCGGAAGCAGCCACAAATCAGTTAAATATTATCTGCAACTCATCAGAAGAGATCGAAACACAAATTGAGATTGATTGGGATGAGTATGTAGCCCAGTAACATGTCTGTATTAATATTCTCAGCACATAACACAAACTGAGGCTGCTCTGTTATTTGACTACTATTATGACTACCGTTTCAGTAATATTATCTTTTATTGCTTCAAACTCACCGTCTAATGTAGCTGCAACCGATGATAGATTGATAGCCAATTCTGCGGTTCTGAACTTCGTGCAATATTCTAGTTACTGTAGAATGAAGCAATGTGTCAGTCAAGGTAAAaacaaaggcaaaaaaaaaacgaaggggaagacaaatttatatacaatatgctgagagagaaaaataaacatCAGAAACATAAGTGAGAAATGATCATTAATCATATCAAAATTAAGagagaaaacaagagaaaatttaaaatacaataattaGTTTAGGGACTCTTCTGTTGGATTGCAGATGAAAAGCAAATTATAAAACCCTATTTACAATGGCAGTCCAAGGACATAAGCATTGCTCCTGTACATACCTCCAACCCCAAAGCAGTCAGGTAAGCTTGAGTACATTGGTATTGTATCTATTTAGTTGCTTGATCAATAGTGGAAGATTAGACTTTCTGGGCATATGTACTTCAACGGCTGCCTAAACAAGAATCAAGAATGGAAATCAGCCCAGAAACAAAAGCAAACTTCAACCTTTAaatcttaaaaaataaattacctTCATAATTTATGCAACGGTCCGATACCAACTGAGATGGATCCTCAAGAGCCATGGACAATTTGAATGTTTTTCGCAAAAGTGAGGGCTGATGTATGGATCCCTACCCTTGCATCGTAAGGAAATTGTTTTTGTGGTATGAACCTACATCTTACAAGTTGCTTTTACCACTTTGCTAAAGTTTGCCCTCATCAATGAGCACCATAACTTAAGACATGTGGACCCTTCATTGCTCATTGGTTTTACAGGATCAGAATGAAGATTCGAAATTTTTTCATTCCCTGTTTACCTTAGTATTCTCCGACCATCCACGTGGTCATGAGCCTTGCAGCTTTCAACCATAAGCCTTGCAGCTTTCAACCAAGCTttccaaaataattaaaatctcCGAGTTCATTATCTGAGGAAAGTACTGGTTTAATATCTGAGTGTACCTGATAGCAATATGGATTTCACTTTCATTTAAATGACAAGAGATGATATCCTTCCACTCCTTCAATCTTCCCTCGAGACAAAGACCATAAAGCAAGGCAGCAAAAGAAACAGAATCTGGAAGGAAGCCCTTGCTCACCATCTTATCGTTTAATTGCAAGGCAGTTTTAACCATCTTATGTTGGCAAAGACAGACTAGAATAGAACTATAAGCTGCAGCCCTCCTGGACCATCCATCTGATATCAGCTTTCCATAAAATTCCAGAAACATAGACCTCTTGCTCTCTTGAGACTCATTTTCTTCCTCTAAAATTGCACTTGGTGCATTATTCGTGAAACCATTTACCAGATAGTTGAAGGTAACATCATTAGGAATGCACTTCTTTACCAGCATTAATTCAAAAAAGGAGGCCGCCTTTGCAAGTTTACCCTCCTTACAAAAGCTCCCAATAAGTATAGTATATGTCACCACATTAGGTTCCATACCACAAGATTGCATCTCATTAAAAGTTTTCTCTGCTTTGCTGTAATCTCCATTTCGACAAAACCCATTAATTAGAGTGGTATAACTGACCACGTTTGGCTTGCATTTTCGTTTTATCATCCAGCTAAACATACTCAGAGCACCTTTCAAGTCATTCTGCTTTACGTACCCATCCATAAGAGTGGAAAAAGTGACCTCGTCTGGGAGGATATGATGCCCTTTCATTCTCTTGACGCATGATAGTGCATCCTTCATCATCCCAAATTTGCAGTAACCCTTGATCATGGCATTATAGCCCACAACACCAGGGTCAAGTCCCGTTTCAAATGCCGTCTCAAACAGCCTTTTGGCGTCATTGAGGTTACCATTTCTGATGAATCCATCCACAAGAGTGGCACAAACAAAGGCATCAGGTAATATATTTTGGTCAAGCATCTCGGAAATCAGCTGCTTTGCATATGGAAACCTTCCTTTCCTGCAAAGTCCACTCACTAGAACGTTATATATAGCAGCATCTGGCATTACTCCCCTTTCTACCATTTTATCTCGAATTGTCAATGCAACATCCACCTCTCCAGCAGAAACAAGTCCATGGACAAGTGATCCATACATAACCAAGTCAGGTTTATGCCCTCCCTTCGTAATCTCAATGAGCAAATCAGAGGCCCTAAGATATTCCCCTTGTTTGCTATAGACATGTATAATTGGAGTATAAGTAAACTTATTTGGCTTCAATCCTCGCTTCATTGCCTGTTCTAGAAGTTGGCGAGCTTCCTTAACCTTTCCATCCCTACATAGTCTGctaattaaagtattatatgtTACAATATCAGGCTCACAACCACAGTCAACCATCCATGTTAAATTCTCAACTGCTTCAACTTTGCAACCATGCTTAAATCGAGCATCAATAATGTTGTTAAAAACTCGAACATTAACATCCAAACCCCTCCCTCTCATTTCCTTCAAAAGCCTGTCAATGACCTTGAAATTACCTTCTTTACAATAGCCATTAATTATAGCTCCATAAGTTTCTAATGTCGGCAAAATCCCCTTCAATTTCATTTCCTTGAAAATTCTATTAGCCCTTCCAACGTCACCTATCTTGCAATAACCATCAATCAGTGTATTGTAAAACACAACATTGGGCAGACATCCCTCACCCCATCTTTCCTCGACCAACTTCCTTCCTTCCTCAACTTTACCTTCGTTACACAGAGCCCTCAACATTATACCAGTACTATAATTATCAACATCTCCATCTCTCAAAACCATTTTATCATATATTTTCCTTGCAGTGTCAACTTTTTTACACTTCACAAGTACATTAAGCAAAGAATTACAAGCCAAAACATCAGGAACACTATTATATACATCATTGGCAAAATTGTAAA
This genomic interval carries:
- the LOC120007495 gene encoding peptide deformylase 1A, chloroplastic/mitochondrial-like isoform X2, with the protein product METLLRFSFCLRQISAAKFCRKTTTINSVYRPTSTMFSKPEFLIPSPSFTLNSATRRKHSSSSTTTAYLLTDFGSAASGVGVGMCVGLILGLPGLNENKKPSLPEIVKAGDPVLHEPAREVNLEEIVSERIQKIIDDMIKIIVLEDTEEFISHDPKEETNEQDRRPFDLMVIVNPKLKKKSNKTALFFEGCLSVRGFGAVVERYLEVEVTGFNRDGRPIKVDAKGWQARILQHECDHLDGTLYVDKMVPRTFRSLDKWYLPLAKGCPKLGVRWSVGADLLCLWKFEDPSLESILTMMIKSIQLFLILIQITKVRLRCLSSSYLH
- the LOC120007495 gene encoding peptide deformylase 1A, chloroplastic/mitochondrial-like isoform X1; translated protein: METLLRFSFCLRQISAAKFCRKTTTINSVYRPTSTMFSKPEFLIPSPSFTLNSATRRKHSSSSTTTAYLLTDFGSAASGVGVGMCVGLILGLPGLNENKKPSLPEIVKAGDPVLHEPAREVNLEEIVSERIQKIIDDMIKVMRFAHGVGLAAPQIGIPLRIIVLEDTEEFISHDPKEETNEQDRRPFDLMVIVNPKLKKKSNKTALFFEGCLSVRGFGAVVERYLEVEVTGFNRDGRPIKVDAKGWQARILQHECDHLDGTLYVDKMVPRTFRSLDKWYLPLAKGCPKLGVRWSVGADLLCLWKFEDPSLESILTMMIKSIQLFLILIQITKVRLRCLSSSYLH
- the LOC120007492 gene encoding pentatricopeptide repeat-containing protein At1g52620, with product MSKALLCRIKPLVPGKSISPFTRRTKKLVNQTIQILKSHSRYEDSLERLFDECETSVSEVAHLLFDKISDPELGLKFFEWASRQPTQLNGLAYSSLLKLLAKSGVFCEIDVLLESMKCKDITPSLEALSAAICAYTNSGFVDKAIEFYNFANDVYNSVPDVLACNSLLNVLVKCKKVDTARKIYDKMVLRDGDVDNYSTGIMLRALCNEGKVEEGRKLVEERWGEGCLPNVVFYNTLIDGYCKIGDVGRANRIFKEMKLKGILPTLETYGAIINGYCKEGNFKVIDRLLKEMRGRGLDVNVRVFNNIIDARFKHGCKVEAVENLTWMVDCGCEPDIVTYNTLISRLCRDGKVKEARQLLEQAMKRGLKPNKFTYTPIIHVYSKQGEYLRASDLLIEITKGGHKPDLVMYGSLVHGLVSAGEVDVALTIRDKMVERGVMPDAAIYNVLVSGLCRKGRFPYAKQLISEMLDQNILPDAFVCATLVDGFIRNGNLNDAKRLFETAFETGLDPGVVGYNAMIKGYCKFGMMKDALSCVKRMKGHHILPDEVTFSTLMDGYVKQNDLKGALSMFSWMIKRKCKPNVVSYTTLINGFCRNGDYSKAEKTFNEMQSCGMEPNVVTYTILIGSFCKEGKLAKAASFFELMLVKKCIPNDVTFNYLVNGFTNNAPSAILEEENESQESKRSMFLEFYGKLISDGWSRRAAAYSSILVCLCQHKMVKTALQLNDKMVSKGFLPDSVSFAALLYGLCLEGRLKEWKDIISCHLNESEIHIAIRYTQILNQYFPQIMNSEILIILESLVESCKAYG